The genomic region TAACTTGCATGTGGGGATAGCTTTTCTGAATACTCCATAGCTTGGGGGAGAGTTGGGGATGTCCTCAAACTCTCTACATAGACACATGCTTTTCGATTATGGGATTACTGCTGCATGTTCGCCGAATGTATTGAAAAAGGGGCTGTTGGTATGGCGGTTGTCAATATTCCAGCCAGTAAAAGTCTTACTTTATCAAGTAAAATTCCTTTGAAAAATATAAAACGAAACAAAATTTTTATCGGAGGCCAGGGAAGATATGTGTATTATAGTTACCTCTTTTTTAATATAGATATGATTCCTGGCAATATTTCTTTATTAACTGCTAAGTTGGTCTTGTTTAAGACCGGTAAGTTGCAGGAAACAAGGAGGTTTGCCATTTATCCGCTGCTGCAGGAATTTTGTTCGCTAACAACCTATTTGCATAGTTGTCCCTTTGAGGTATGCCCAACGCTAAGACGAACCTTTAATGTGTCTGCAAGTGATATCGTCGTTGAAACAGATATTACCGAGTTGTTTGGTAGATGGCTTAACAATACGCTGGTGAACAGGGGAATCGCGATTATTGAGGAAAAATTTAACTTTCAAGTGACCGGACGTACTTCTTTCGGTTCAGCGTACTGTAAAGATAAAACATTGATACCCTATATAAGAGTTGTGTATAAAGAAAAAGAAGGATCGCCTTATTTTCCCATACCTAATATCGGCTATTGTGCCACCGTTATTCCTTGCCAATCATAAGCGGTCATGTATATCATTGTATTAACAATGATATTTTTTTATGGAAGGAAATACAGAAATGGAAGCAAGAACGGGCGGTACTGGCTGGGTGGGCATTGACAGTTGCAAACGAGTGGGAAAATATCGGGGCTGGGCAGTGTTTTGGCACGACTTGTCCGGCCGGTATGGTTTTGCAGATTATCCGGACATTACCAAGCTGATGACAGAGCATAATGATGCCGGCTGCCTGCTTATCGACATCCCGATTGGATTGCCGGAAAATAGTCAGCAGAATGTGGCTAGACCGGATCAGAAATTAAGGAGCAGGCTGCCGGGAAAAGCGTCCAGTGTGTTTAATACTCCCTGCCGTCAGGCCGTTTACGCCCAGGACAAGCAGACCGCCAAGGCTTGCAACCTGCAGGTGCTGCAAAAAAGTCTGTCCGAGCAGTCACTGGGATTTACGCCGAAAATTCGCGAGGTGGATCAATTCTTGCTGGAACAGCCGCAATACATTGGCCGTCTGCGGGAATCGCATCCGGAGTACGGTTTTGCTATATTAAACGGTAATAAACCGCTGGTGAGCAAGAAAACCCTCCCGGAGGGACTTAAAGAGAGAACACAGTTGCTTTCAGAGTATTTTATACAAGCCGAACAGGCTATGGCTGAAATCCAAAACCGTTATCCCAAACAATTGCTGGATGATTTTATGGATGCCATGGTATTGTCGGTTATTGGCCGGCTTGGTATGCAGTATGGTTTTTCTACTATTCCTCAACAGCCGGTAGGAGATAGTCGAGGAATTCCGATGGAGATTGTATACAGTGAGCCGCGCCTGAAGGAGAGCTAGATTGTAACAGGAAAATATGTTTTTTTGTCAAGGACAGAAGGAAAAGTGACAGCCAGTCTAGAAATGTAAAATTTATGTAGAATTTGTAAAAAAACGAAGAATTTTTTGGCAAACTTGTCGAAAGACAAGGACGCAAAGCTATGGATCTAACTATACCAAATGACGGTATAAATGATTGCCAAGCCGCAACTAGGTTTTGGCGATTTTTTTTTAATAATGGAGATTATTTGAGGCGTTAAGTGTTGAATTTAGCTTCCAAGTGCAGCTAATCTGAGTGTGCTTGCATGGAGTCAAACAAAAAGAGGAGTCTGGTTATGGAGCGAAAATATGAATTTCAATGGGAATTACTTGGTGATCTTGCTGCCGGCAGGCCTAACCTGGGGCCGATGGTTAGCACTGATGTATACAGGCTTATGCAGTTTTGTTTTCGCGATGTGCTTGAAAAACATTACGGAACGGAAATGGTCGATACTTTGTTCTATGAGTCAGGGTTGCTGGCGGGAAAACAATTCTATCAAAACGTTATTAGGGATGTAAAAGATTTCAATAGTTTTGTTCAGGCAATACAAACAGCTCTGGCAGATAAAAAAATCGGAATTCTACGGGTTGAATCGGCCGACCATGAAAACGGAAAATATGTAATGAGTATTTCCGAGGACTTGGATTGTTCCGGCTTGCCGGAATTGGATTATGAAGTATGCGTGTATGATGAAGGTTTTATAGCCGGGCTTCTGGAAGGGTTTACCGGCAAGCAGTATAGTGTTAAGGAGATTGACTGCTGGTGTACAGGCGATAGGACTTGCCGGTTCACTGCTGAAATATCCGTGAAGTGAATCTTTGGTTTTAGAGAGGGATATCCACGTGCGTAAAGAAATGGAAGAAGAAATCAATGAAATAGTGAGAGAGTTATATCAGGTGATAAAGGGAAAAGATGTGACAAACGGTGATTCTGCCTGCGCGGAAAAACATCCGGAGTTTGCCAAGCTGAAAAACGAGCTTCTCTTGCTTAGATCTTTTACTGATACACTTGCTAAAGGCGATTTGTCTTCTACAATAAACTTACGCGGATATTGGCCGGGTGCGTTAAAGGCCCTGCAGTCCAATCTGCGCCATTTGACTTGGCAAACAGGGATGGTTGCTTCCGGTGATTATAGCCAACGGGTTGATTTTATGGGAGACTTTTCCATTGCGTTTAATAGCATGGTACTTGGTTTAAAAGATGCGGCAGAAAATGAGCGAGGCTATATTGCTGAGCTTGAAAAACAGCAGGAAATCATTCGGGAAAGTGAACGAAAATATAAATTTATCGCTGAAAATACGGGGGACGTGATCTGGCTGTTGGATACCGACGGCATTATCCGATATATAAGCCCCTCGGTTGAGAAATTATTAGGGTTTGCAGCAGTTGAACTAGAGGGGAAAAATTCGCAGCAAACGACACTTACCTTTTTGTGGAGTGCTTTTCAGAAGACTACGACTGACAACATTCAATGGCACAGCAGTAAAGTACCGGTCATTGTGGAAGAGGAACAACTGCGAAAAGACCGGAAAGTGATCTGGCTTGAATCTTCCATAAGCATTGCCCGGGATCAGGCGGGGACCCATATTGGCTATATTGGTGTTACCCGTAATATTAGTGAAAGAAAAAGAAATGAGAGTCTGCTTTATCAGGCGTATGAAAGAAAAAAGAGAAGTGAGTTTTTTAATAAACTGGCTGTCCGGAATGATATAAATGATCTGGCGTTGCAGGAGTATAGTGGAAAAAACAAGCTTCATATCCCAAAAGATTTTTCTTTATTGTTTTTTGACGTAGATACTGTACCGGGAGTGTCTGATACAGCCGATAATCATTACCATAAGCAGCAGCTCGTGGATTTCCTGATTGATATATTAAATAAGAAGAATAATACGATTGCCTGGGAGACAGACATTGGTATTGTGGTCCTTAGCGATTTTGCTTCATGTCCCAACCATAAAGAACGGGAAACCGAACTGGCGGAAAGTTATGTAGCTTATATAGGTGCCTATGTCCGTAATATTCATGTTACAGTGGGAATTGGAAACTATGCAGAGGGTTGGTCAGGTTTGGCTAACCGGTTAAACAATGCGAAGACTTCGGTACGGATTGGTAAACAGGTTTGGCCGGAAAGATATATTTATCATTATGAAAATTGCGGGATTTATCAGGTGCTTGCTCCTTTTGCCGTTACTGACGGAGCAGTTGATTATGTGCATCAAATGATCGGCCCACTGCTGCCGCACCCTAACTTATTGGAGACACTGGAAAAGATTTTATCAGGTCTAAGCTTCAAGGAGATTGGTACGCAGCTATATTTGCATCATAAGACTATTCAACTCAGAAAGCAGCGGATTGAGCAAATTCTAAATATATCGCTTGATTGTTATGAGACGCGGACAGCGTTGGCTACAGCTCTCCAGTTGTTGAAGATTTTAAAACTTGGCTGAATCTTGGCAGTGATTGTATAAGATATAACGAAAGCGCCAGCGGGGAAGTGGGAGATAACAATGATTATCAGTGCCAGCCGACGGACAGACATACCGGCTTTTTACTCGGATTGGTTTGTCAATCGTTTGCGGGAAGGTTTTGTTTATGTGCGGAATCCGATGAATTATCGCCAGATATCCCACATTTCACTGAAGCCGGAAGTGGTTGACTGTATTGTTTTCTGGACCAAGAATGCTTTGCCGCTGCTTACGAAATTGCCTGTTATTGATGCTATGGGGTTTGTATATTATTTTCAGTTCACGATTACGCCTTATGATGCAAAACTGGAACGACATGTACCTGACAAATATCAAATTATCGAAGGTTTTAAACGTTTAAGTGATACCATTGGCAAAGAACGAGTAGTCTGGCGCTATGATCCGGTGATTGTCACGAAATTTTTTTCTGTAAGCAAGCATCTGGAATGTTTTTCCGCTTTGTGCCAGTCTTTGCGAAACTATACGGAGCGTTGCGTTTTTAGTTATGTTGATGTGTATGGCAAGCATAAGGGCAGACAGGAAGGGGCAGCGATTGTTGAACTGGAGGACGAAGCGAGGCAGACGATTGCGCGAGGGTTTGCCGATATTGCCAGAGAGAACCGGCTTATTTTGCAGGTTTGTGTGGAGGACCTGGATCGGCAGCGATACAATATAAGCGAGGCCGCTTGTATCGACCGGGAAATTATTGAGACAGTAACCGGGTATAAATTGAAGCCAAAGAAGGACAACAATCAAAGAAGCGGTTGCCGTTGCCTTGAAAGCGTGGATATTGGCGCGTATAATAGCTGCCGGCACGGTTGTAACTATTGCTATGCAGTGGACGATGATTATGGAGCCTGTAAAAATTCAGTTTACCATCAAATCCATTCTCCGTTGCTGCTGGGGCAAGTAGAGGCCGGGGACCGTATCATTCCAAGGAAGTTGACTGTTTTACGGGATAAGCAGGAAGCGTTGTTTGAACTATAGAAAAAGGCACGGACTCTGTTCAAAGTAGAAGAGAGTCCGTGCCTTTTTGGATTATTGTGTTATGACTTACGATGCTTAACGAGGCTGGCAGCTATGCCGATGTAGGAGCAAGGTGTTAGGGCCAATAGACGGGCTTTGGCCTCTGCCGGCAGGTCAATGCTGGTGATGAATTCTTTAATTTCCGCTTCACCAATAGTTTTGCCGCGAGTTATTTCCTTTAATTTATCATAGGGGTTTGTATGGCCGTGCTTACGCATAACCGTTTGTACCGCTTCGGAGATTACTTCCCAGGCATTAGCGAGATGGGTGTTAATTGCATCGGCATTAACCGAAGTTTTGGCGAAACCCTTGGCGGCATACACCAAGGCCAAATGAGAATAACCGATAGCTGCTCCTATATTTCGTTGTGCCGAGGAGTCGCTTAGATCTCTTTGTAAACGGGAAATTGGTAATTTATTGGCAAGGTGATCTAATAACGCATTACTTAAGCCCAAATTGGCTTCTGAATTTTCAAAATCAATAGGATTGACTTTGTGCGGCATGGTGGAAGAACCAACCTCGCCTTTGACGGTTTTTTGTTTGAAATACCCGAGTGAAATGTAAAGCCACATATCGCGGTTAAAGTCGAGAACGATGTTATTAAAGCGGTTAATCGCATGAAAACATTCGGCGACATAATCATGGGATTCGATTTGCGTGGTCAGTGGATTGTAAATTAATCCTAGACCTTCGACGAAGGTTCTGGATACAGTTTCCCAGTCTACTTCCGGGTAAGCAATCGCATGTGCATTAAAGTTGCCAACGGCGCCATTGAATTTCCCCAGATATTCCAGCGCGCGGATTTGCTTTAACTGGCGGTTCCAGCGATAAATAAATACAGCCAGTTCTTTACCTAACGTGGTAGGCGAGGCCGGTTGCCCATGGGTATGGGCGAGCATAGCCACATCCTTTAACTCCTCCGCCTTCTCTGCTACGGCGGCGACCAATTTTTCGGCTGCCGGCAGCCAGACATCCTGGATACCATGTTTTAACATTAAAGCGTAGGACAAGTTGTTGATATCTTCCGATGTACAGGAAAAATGAATGAACTCGACTACATCGGACAGTGAGCTTTCCGACAGAGTTTCCCGTATGAAATATTCAACCGCCTTTACATCATGATTGGTCGTTCTTTCAATTTCCTTGATTCGTCCGGCAGCGTTCTCATCAAAATCAGT from Propionispora vibrioides harbors:
- a CDS encoding DUF429 domain-containing protein; amino-acid sequence: MEARTGGTGWVGIDSCKRVGKYRGWAVFWHDLSGRYGFADYPDITKLMTEHNDAGCLLIDIPIGLPENSQQNVARPDQKLRSRLPGKASSVFNTPCRQAVYAQDKQTAKACNLQVLQKSLSEQSLGFTPKIREVDQFLLEQPQYIGRLRESHPEYGFAILNGNKPLVSKKTLPEGLKERTQLLSEYFIQAEQAMAEIQNRYPKQLLDDFMDAMVLSVIGRLGMQYGFSTIPQQPVGDSRGIPMEIVYSEPRLKES
- a CDS encoding PAS domain S-box protein, which codes for MRKEMEEEINEIVRELYQVIKGKDVTNGDSACAEKHPEFAKLKNELLLLRSFTDTLAKGDLSSTINLRGYWPGALKALQSNLRHLTWQTGMVASGDYSQRVDFMGDFSIAFNSMVLGLKDAAENERGYIAELEKQQEIIRESERKYKFIAENTGDVIWLLDTDGIIRYISPSVEKLLGFAAVELEGKNSQQTTLTFLWSAFQKTTTDNIQWHSSKVPVIVEEEQLRKDRKVIWLESSISIARDQAGTHIGYIGVTRNISERKRNESLLYQAYERKKRSEFFNKLAVRNDINDLALQEYSGKNKLHIPKDFSLLFFDVDTVPGVSDTADNHYHKQQLVDFLIDILNKKNNTIAWETDIGIVVLSDFASCPNHKERETELAESYVAYIGAYVRNIHVTVGIGNYAEGWSGLANRLNNAKTSVRIGKQVWPERYIYHYENCGIYQVLAPFAVTDGAVDYVHQMIGPLLPHPNLLETLEKILSGLSFKEIGTQLYLHHKTIQLRKQRIEQILNISLDCYETRTALATALQLLKILKLG
- a CDS encoding DUF1848 domain-containing protein — translated: MIISASRRTDIPAFYSDWFVNRLREGFVYVRNPMNYRQISHISLKPEVVDCIVFWTKNALPLLTKLPVIDAMGFVYYFQFTITPYDAKLERHVPDKYQIIEGFKRLSDTIGKERVVWRYDPVIVTKFFSVSKHLECFSALCQSLRNYTERCVFSYVDVYGKHKGRQEGAAIVELEDEARQTIARGFADIARENRLILQVCVEDLDRQRYNISEAACIDREIIETVTGYKLKPKKDNNQRSGCRCLESVDIGAYNSCRHGCNYCYAVDDDYGACKNSVYHQIHSPLLLGQVEAGDRIIPRKLTVLRDKQEALFEL
- a CDS encoding DNRLRE domain-containing protein, with the protein product MAVVNIPASKSLTLSSKIPLKNIKRNKIFIGGQGRYVYYSYLFFNIDMIPGNISLLTAKLVLFKTGKLQETRRFAIYPLLQEFCSLTTYLHSCPFEVCPTLRRTFNVSASDIVVETDITELFGRWLNNTLVNRGIAIIEEKFNFQVTGRTSFGSAYCKDKTLIPYIRVVYKEKEGSPYFPIPNIGYCATVIPCQS
- the purB gene encoding adenylosuccinate lyase; amino-acid sequence: MTIKSLSPLDGRYGAITKPLGDFFSEWALLKYRTHVEIEWLIAMAAQPEFPEVRPLTAGEVHFLRNIVTDFDENAAGRIKEIERTTNHDVKAVEYFIRETLSESSLSDVVEFIHFSCTSEDINNLSYALMLKHGIQDVWLPAAEKLVAAVAEKAEELKDVAMLAHTHGQPASPTTLGKELAVFIYRWNRQLKQIRALEYLGKFNGAVGNFNAHAIAYPEVDWETVSRTFVEGLGLIYNPLTTQIESHDYVAECFHAINRFNNIVLDFNRDMWLYISLGYFKQKTVKGEVGSSTMPHKVNPIDFENSEANLGLSNALLDHLANKLPISRLQRDLSDSSAQRNIGAAIGYSHLALVYAAKGFAKTSVNADAINTHLANAWEVISEAVQTVMRKHGHTNPYDKLKEITRGKTIGEAEIKEFITSIDLPAEAKARLLALTPCSYIGIAASLVKHRKS
- a CDS encoding V4R domain-containing protein yields the protein MERKYEFQWELLGDLAAGRPNLGPMVSTDVYRLMQFCFRDVLEKHYGTEMVDTLFYESGLLAGKQFYQNVIRDVKDFNSFVQAIQTALADKKIGILRVESADHENGKYVMSISEDLDCSGLPELDYEVCVYDEGFIAGLLEGFTGKQYSVKEIDCWCTGDRTCRFTAEISVK